The Streptomyces sp. NBC_01439 genome contains the following window.
CCTCGTCACCGCGGTTGGCGACGGGAATGGACACGGCGAAGCGGCGTTGGTCCGTCCAGGAGGCGACGACGTCCGCGAAGGCCGCGCAGCACAGCGTGAACGGGGTCGTCCGCAGCCGTCGTGCCCGGCCCCGGACGCGTACGGCCAGATCGTCCGGTACGTCGACGCGGAGCGTGGCGCCGTGGCCGTCCGCCCGCTTGGGCCTCGGGTGGTCCGTGGGCAGTTGGGCGGTCGGGTACCGGTGCGGGGGCGGGGCGTGCGTGGCGGGTTCCGGCGCCGCCACCGGGGTCCGGCTCACGGCGGCGTGGGGCGCCGCGCCCTGCGAGCGGGCCGCGTACGCCGTGCTCAACGAGGCGAGCAGCGGGCGCAGGGACTGTCCGTCACAGACGGTGTGGTGGACCGTGAGGCTCAGTACGTGACCGGTGTCGCCGACGTCGAGGAGGAGGGCCCGCAACAGCGGTCCGCTCGCCAGGTCGAAGGGCCGGGCGCCCTCGTCGCCGAGGTGGCCCGGGACGAGTTCCTCGTCCGTCTGGACAGTGGCCAGCTCTACGCGGCTGAGGGCCGGTCGGGTCTCGGTGAGTCGCAGCGCACCGTTCTTGTGCTCGAACCCGATGCGCAGGGCCCGGTGTGCGGCGACCACGTCGTGGAGCGCGCGGGCCAGGGCTTCGACGTCCAGTGCGCCCCGGATCCGGAACGCCAGCTGGATGTTGTAGAGCCCCGGTGCCGGGGTGCACTTCTCGTGCAGCCACATGGCGGCCTGGGTCTCGGAGGCCAGGTCGACACCGACGCCGCCGGTGGTGGTCGGCGCCTGCTCCGTTGCATCCGGTGCATCCGGCTCGGCGGCCGCCCGGTCCACGGCGCGCGCCAGCGACTCGACGGTGACGGCGCGTGCGAAGTCCGCTCGCCGCAGCCGTACGCCGTACGCGGCGTTCACCCGGGCGATCACCCGCATCAACGCGAGGGAGTGGCCTCCTCGTTCGTAGAAGTCGTCCAGGACGCCGAAGTCGCGCTCGCGCAGGACCTCGCGCCAGATCCGCTCGACCGTCTTCTCGACCTCGTCGCGCGGGGCCACCGCACCGGATCGGGTGCCGGGCCGGGCCGGCTCGGGCAGCAGTCCGTGGTCGGTCTTGCCGCTGGCGGTGCGGGGGAACTCCGCCAGGACCGTGAACGTCGAGGGCAGGGCGTGCGAGGGCAGGTCCCGCAGCATCCGGGCGCGCAGCTCGCCCGCGTCGGGCGGTGTGCCGGGCGTTTCGGGCACCACGTACGCGGCCAGCTCGCTCTCGCCCGCGCGCACCCACACCCGTACGGCGGCATCCCGTACCCCGGCGCACTCCTTGAGTACGGCCTCCACGCCCTCGGGCTCGACGCGGAAGCCGCGGATCTTGACCTGGCGGTCGCGCCGGCCCAGGTGGTGCAGGGTGCCGTCCGGGTCGAGGCGTGCGAGGTCGCCGGTGCGGAAGACGGTGGTGCCCGTGGCCGGATGGCCGGGCAGGAAGCGGTCGGCGGTCAGCTCGGGTGCGTTCGCATATCCGTTGGCCAAGGACGGTCCGGCCAGCAGGAGTTCACCGGCCACTCCGTCGGGCACGGGCCTCAGGTCCTCGTCGACGACGAGGACGCGGGTGCCGCGGATCGGGCGCCCGATCGGTACGCGTGCCTCGCCCGCGGCGTCTTCGTCGGTGAGCAGGTCCCGGGTGTCGTACGTCGTCACGTCGGCGGACGACTCGGTCAGTCCGTACTGGTTCAGCAGCGTCCGTCCGGGCAGGGCCGTGCGGAACAGCTGCGCGAGGTCCCGGTCGAGGGTCTCCCCGCTGCACGTCCAGATCTCCAGGACGGGCAGGCGTGCGCCCAGGTCCGGAAAGCTGGTGAGCAGCGCCCGCAGTAGCGACGGCACCAGGCAGATCCGGGTGACCCGGTGCTCGGCCAGGAGTTGGACGAGCAGGTCCAGGTCGAGCGAGGCGTGGGCGGGCGGCAGGACCACGGGGATGCCCTGCGCGAGCGAACCCCAGACCTCCCAGAGGGAGTCGACGACCGACGGCGCCGTGTTCTGGACCGAGACGTCGCTGCTGGCGAACGGCTGGGCCTCCCACATCCAGGTGCACCGGTTGAGGGTCGCGCCGTGCGAGCC
Protein-coding sequences here:
- a CDS encoding amino acid adenylation domain-containing protein, with the protein product MSETAALLRDLVEQRARTSPDVLAVGRNDAGWLTLGQLDRVAGRLARDLAAQGVGPGDVVGLLLPRSPEFVVAAFAAWKTGAAYTPVDPAAPEHHRAFVLDNSDVKAVVTADEAAGRATGRPWCLVGDGRRPADGVGGGTAGAEAFTSVPLAPQDPAWVLYTSGSTGRPKGVVGSHGATLNRCTWMWEAQPFASSDVSVQNTAPSVVDSLWEVWGSLAQGIPVVLPPAHASLDLDLLVQLLAEHRVTRICLVPSLLRALLTSFPDLGARLPVLEIWTCSGETLDRDLAQLFRTALPGRTLLNQYGLTESSADVTTYDTRDLLTDEDAAGEARVPIGRPIRGTRVLVVDEDLRPVPDGVAGELLLAGPSLANGYANAPELTADRFLPGHPATGTTVFRTGDLARLDPDGTLHHLGRRDRQVKIRGFRVEPEGVEAVLKECAGVRDAAVRVWVRAGESELAAYVVPETPGTPPDAGELRARMLRDLPSHALPSTFTVLAEFPRTASGKTDHGLLPEPARPGTRSGAVAPRDEVEKTVERIWREVLRERDFGVLDDFYERGGHSLALMRVIARVNAAYGVRLRRADFARAVTVESLARAVDRAAAEPDAPDATEQAPTTTGGVGVDLASETQAAMWLHEKCTPAPGLYNIQLAFRIRGALDVEALARALHDVVAAHRALRIGFEHKNGALRLTETRPALSRVELATVQTDEELVPGHLGDEGARPFDLASGPLLRALLLDVGDTGHVLSLTVHHTVCDGQSLRPLLASLSTAYAARSQGAAPHAAVSRTPVAAPEPATHAPPPHRYPTAQLPTDHPRPKRADGHGATLRVDVPDDLAVRVRGRARRLRTTPFTLCCAAFADVVASWTDQRRFAVSIPVANRGDEVSDDVLGCFMRTVALHVEIEQGARAPELLDGIRGALERAYEAPSVTRVEVGGRPPQLMLAYDEAHGAAFSLLGTDVTPLHVESRVSKLDLTLYLDESDDDYDCRIEYATALFEESTVRRFGREFLAALTRMCGEESDAGQNAKNEF